In a genomic window of Halorussus salinus:
- a CDS encoding helix-turn-helix transcriptional regulator: MSADTNRVGPTPGPGRSPVGIALALAAVAVAVGVTCGPAAGALSSTPTVGTPPDLAVGEVSVSGAAVAGRHEGTVLLWPSRPYSLTTTLGNLPTTAEYRVCALTANVELNCTTTTLGPADTAVELAVPGSNLEAGAGSKSASESTSDDSSVTTLSPGARNVSVSVTRVGANETVVVSRLASLRVLSPSGDFDGDGLPNRVERDRGTDPAAADTDRDLLADGTEVRLGTNPLTRTTAVGFGVVGLFALGVAVGLLYRFGPRLVGSVWLLASGAAATALSASRSGPTGRGDSASDTETGATRRDTRRAQTGTRTGTDGGSQPSAADSTEREAVPERRERGPRADPSPPLSDEERVLELLEANDGQLPQSEIVSRTPWSKSKVSRLLARMDAQDLVVKINAGRRNVIVLPGEEPEALKSFRDRADERERGEN, encoded by the coding sequence ATGAGTGCGGACACGAATCGCGTCGGGCCGACGCCGGGTCCCGGTCGCTCGCCGGTCGGGATTGCGCTCGCCCTCGCGGCGGTCGCCGTCGCCGTCGGCGTGACCTGCGGCCCGGCCGCGGGGGCGCTCTCCTCGACGCCGACGGTCGGGACGCCGCCGGACCTCGCGGTCGGCGAGGTGTCGGTCTCCGGGGCGGCGGTCGCCGGTCGCCACGAGGGAACCGTTCTCCTCTGGCCGTCCCGCCCCTACTCGCTGACGACGACGCTCGGGAACCTCCCGACGACCGCCGAGTACCGGGTCTGTGCCCTGACCGCGAACGTCGAGTTGAACTGCACGACGACGACGCTCGGCCCGGCCGACACCGCAGTCGAACTCGCGGTTCCGGGGTCGAATCTGGAAGCCGGGGCCGGGTCGAAGTCGGCGTCCGAATCGACGAGCGACGACTCGTCGGTCACGACGCTCTCGCCGGGCGCTCGGAACGTCAGCGTCTCCGTGACCCGCGTCGGCGCGAACGAGACGGTCGTGGTCAGCCGACTCGCCAGCCTCCGCGTCCTGTCGCCGTCGGGCGACTTCGACGGCGACGGCCTCCCGAACCGGGTCGAGCGCGACCGGGGCACCGACCCCGCGGCCGCCGACACCGACCGGGACCTCCTCGCCGACGGGACCGAAGTCCGACTGGGGACGAACCCGCTCACTCGCACGACCGCGGTCGGGTTCGGCGTGGTCGGTCTCTTCGCGCTCGGCGTGGCGGTCGGCCTGCTCTACCGGTTCGGCCCGCGACTCGTCGGGTCGGTGTGGCTCCTCGCCAGCGGCGCGGCGGCGACGGCGCTGTCGGCGAGTCGGTCCGGCCCGACCGGGCGGGGCGACTCGGCGAGCGACACCGAAACCGGCGCGACGAGGAGGGACACGCGAAGAGCGCAGACCGGCACCCGGACCGGAACCGACGGCGGGAGCCAGCCGAGCGCGGCAGACTCGACGGAGCGCGAGGCGGTCCCTGAGCGCCGCGAACGCGGACCGAGAGCCGACCCCTCGCCCCCGCTCTCGGACGAGGAGCGCGTCCTCGAACTCCTCGAAGCGAACGACGGGCAACTCCCGCAGAGCGAAATCGTCTCCCGGACGCCGTGGTCGAAGTCGAAGGTGAGTCGCCTCCTCGCGCGGATGGACGCCCAAGACCTCGTGGTGAAGATAAACGCCGGTCGCCGGAACGTCATCGTCCTGCCCGGCGAGGAGCCCGAGGCCCTGAAGTCGTTCCGCGACCGGGCCGACGAACGGGAACGCGGCGAAAACTAA
- a CDS encoding helix-turn-helix domain-containing protein, with protein MVERVEWMSPIDYEILLFFEEHDIRVSPKVLSANIDYDRQYTSKRCRRLMEADILEKDEAGLFILTNKGREFLTGRIKASEFEDN; from the coding sequence ATGGTCGAGCGAGTGGAGTGGATGTCGCCAATCGACTACGAGATTCTTCTCTTCTTCGAGGAACACGACATCCGCGTCTCCCCGAAGGTCCTCAGTGCGAACATCGACTACGACAGACAGTATACCAGTAAGCGGTGTCGCAGGCTGATGGAAGCAGATATTTTGGAAAAGGATGAGGCGGGACTTTTCATACTTACTAACAAGGGGCGAGAATTTCTCACGGGCAGAATTAAAGCGAGCGAGTTTGAAGATAACTGA
- a CDS encoding CPBP family intramembrane glutamic endopeptidase, translating to MERPPIPWVEDHPVAAFFVGAYAYTWLVSAPAAFMEPSWTAAILVYVGSFGPPVSAAVVTWLRGDDVREWAAQITKWRVGVRWWVVALGLPVAAAALITLGIVAVRGPVDLGATLPSPVVFVGVFLFAMVLSGGLNEEPGWRGFAQARLNERYGAFRASLVVGVVWAGWHLPYFVIPVTPHSSFPLVNQLGWVGGILTLSVVLAWAYNSTGSVLVAMVLHAMANTADMLIPLAADRILVDGVVNERAVGVVASVHVAVYVLIALGLVAYYGRETLARGSVPTSSDVGE from the coding sequence ATGGAAAGACCCCCTATCCCGTGGGTCGAGGACCACCCCGTGGCGGCGTTCTTCGTCGGGGCGTACGCCTACACGTGGCTCGTCTCGGCCCCCGCGGCGTTCATGGAACCGAGTTGGACCGCAGCGATTCTCGTCTACGTGGGGAGTTTCGGCCCGCCGGTCAGCGCCGCGGTCGTGACGTGGCTTCGCGGCGACGACGTGCGCGAGTGGGCCGCCCAAATCACGAAGTGGCGGGTCGGGGTTCGCTGGTGGGTAGTCGCCCTCGGCCTGCCCGTCGCGGCGGCGGCGCTCATCACCCTCGGCATCGTCGCGGTTCGCGGGCCGGTAGACCTCGGGGCGACGCTCCCCTCGCCGGTCGTGTTCGTCGGCGTGTTCCTGTTCGCGATGGTACTCAGCGGCGGCCTCAACGAGGAGCCCGGCTGGCGCGGATTCGCCCAAGCCCGACTCAACGAACGCTACGGCGCGTTTCGCGCGAGTCTCGTCGTCGGCGTGGTCTGGGCGGGCTGGCATCTCCCGTACTTCGTCATCCCCGTCACGCCCCACTCCAGTTTCCCGCTGGTCAACCAACTCGGGTGGGTCGGCGGCATCCTCACGCTCTCGGTCGTCCTCGCGTGGGCGTACAACAGCACGGGGAGCGTCCTCGTCGCGATGGTCCTCCACGCGATGGCCAACACCGCGGACATGCTCATCCCGCTGGCGGCCGACAGGATTCTGGTCGATGGCGTGGTGAACGAGCGCGCCGTCGGCGTGGTCGCGAGCGTTCACGTGGCGGTCTACGTCCTCATCGCGCTCGGACTGGTCGCGTACTACGGCCGGGAGACGCTCGCTCGCGGTTCGGTTCCGACCTCCTCGGACGTGGGCGAGTGA
- a CDS encoding orc1/cdc6 family replication initiation protein, whose protein sequence is MHEISFQPDDSLYRDRDTLFEDYTPETIVGRDDELAQYHEALQPAINGEQPSNIFLYGKTGVGKTASTDYLLSRLEKDAEKFDVDLSVVYLNCEGLNKSYQVAIQLVNQFRDEGDKISETGHPRYKIYEFLWDELDTVGGIVLIVLDEVDNIGGDDSILYQIPRARSNDNLQDAKVGIIGISNDLAFRDNLSAKVRSSLTEKSISFPPYDANELRDVLRQRADIAFHDGALADDVLPLCAAYGAQDSGDARKALDLLREAGDIARAESAEQVEESHVNRAREKLEREELMDGIADLAEHQQLTLYALATFEGAGETPVSSQTIYDRYSELSHHVGNDPLTSRRVRDFLKEMADLSLIQSSAQNEGLSGGKYKNHRLQADLRTVLAALSDLLEYVGVHESIRDTVESSDEIMISTESDSSTLL, encoded by the coding sequence ATGCACGAAATTAGCTTCCAACCCGACGATAGTCTCTACCGCGACCGCGATACCCTCTTCGAGGACTACACCCCCGAGACCATCGTCGGCCGCGACGACGAACTCGCACAGTACCACGAAGCACTACAGCCCGCAATCAACGGCGAACAACCGAGCAACATCTTCCTCTACGGCAAAACCGGCGTCGGTAAAACCGCCAGCACCGACTATCTCCTCTCTCGACTCGAAAAAGACGCCGAGAAATTCGACGTTGACCTCTCTGTCGTCTATCTCAACTGCGAAGGCTTGAACAAGAGCTATCAAGTCGCCATCCAACTCGTGAATCAGTTCCGCGACGAAGGCGACAAAATCAGCGAAACCGGCCACCCACGATACAAAATCTACGAATTCCTCTGGGACGAACTCGACACCGTCGGCGGCATCGTCCTGATAGTCCTCGACGAAGTCGACAACATCGGTGGCGACGACTCGATTCTCTATCAAATCCCGCGTGCGCGGAGTAACGACAACCTCCAAGATGCCAAGGTCGGCATCATCGGTATCAGCAACGACCTCGCGTTCCGCGACAATCTGTCCGCGAAAGTTCGGTCCTCACTCACGGAGAAATCCATCAGTTTCCCGCCCTACGATGCAAACGAACTCCGAGACGTGCTTCGCCAGCGAGCAGACATCGCGTTCCACGACGGTGCGCTCGCCGACGACGTACTCCCACTCTGTGCGGCGTACGGAGCGCAGGACTCTGGCGATGCTCGCAAGGCTCTCGACCTCCTGCGCGAAGCCGGTGACATCGCGCGAGCAGAGAGCGCGGAGCAAGTCGAAGAATCCCACGTCAATCGCGCCCGCGAGAAACTGGAACGCGAAGAACTGATGGACGGTATCGCCGATCTCGCGGAACATCAGCAACTCACGCTCTACGCGCTTGCGACGTTCGAGGGCGCTGGGGAAACTCCCGTCTCTTCGCAGACGATTTACGATCGCTACTCGGAACTCTCCCATCACGTCGGGAACGACCCCTTAACGTCACGTCGCGTCCGCGATTTCCTGAAGGAGATGGCCGACCTCTCGCTTATCCAGTCGTCCGCTCAAAACGAAGGACTCTCCGGTGGGAAGTACAAGAATCATCGACTACAGGCTGACCTTCGGACCGTGCTTGCGGCCCTCTCGGACCTTCTAGAGTACGTCGGCGTCCACGAAAGTATTCGAGATACCGTCGAATCGTCCGACGAGATTATGATTTCGACGGAGTCGGACTCTTCGACACTACTCTAA
- a CDS encoding DsbA family protein — protein MSDRRKLLGAAGSALLASVAGCASVIGETADAPETTTGVSPTTAATDATNTTNATNATNATTGADETATTGRDAARQNSTGNVSGPGDATTTAESPSLGRVNIDRPDFSVSASLVPADPETDDYPRLGREDAETTATLYGNWKCPYTREFVRQMMGEVVRKFVKPGDVALEFRALSYLDGEPFLGADAPRAARAGLEVWASNPRTFWDYFALVFANQPPESYEWATADRLVRFAEAANVGDTDAVATALLTGAHRERVKATTEEARERGVATVPRVVTDESVTAPTVDFSATERQLRRAVRR, from the coding sequence GTGTCTGACCGCCGCAAACTCCTCGGCGCGGCCGGGTCGGCGCTCCTCGCCTCGGTCGCTGGCTGTGCCAGCGTCATCGGCGAGACCGCCGACGCCCCGGAGACGACGACCGGAGTATCGCCGACGACCGCCGCGACCGACGCGACGAATACGACGAACGCGACCAACGCGACCAACGCAACGACCGGGGCCGACGAGACCGCGACGACCGGACGAGACGCCGCCCGACAGAACTCGACGGGGAACGTCTCCGGACCGGGCGACGCGACCACGACCGCGGAGTCGCCGTCGCTCGGTCGAGTCAACATCGACCGGCCGGACTTCTCGGTCTCCGCGTCGCTCGTCCCCGCAGACCCCGAGACGGACGACTACCCGCGACTCGGCCGCGAAGACGCCGAGACGACTGCGACGCTGTACGGCAACTGGAAGTGTCCCTACACCCGCGAGTTCGTCCGGCAGATGATGGGCGAGGTCGTCCGGAAGTTCGTGAAGCCGGGCGACGTGGCGCTCGAATTTCGGGCGCTGAGCTACCTCGACGGCGAACCGTTCCTCGGCGCGGACGCCCCGCGGGCGGCCCGCGCGGGTCTCGAAGTCTGGGCGTCGAATCCCCGGACGTTCTGGGACTACTTCGCGCTCGTCTTCGCCAACCAACCCCCCGAGAGCTACGAGTGGGCGACCGCCGACCGACTGGTCCGGTTCGCCGAGGCCGCGAACGTCGGCGACACCGACGCGGTGGCGACCGCGCTCCTGACGGGCGCGCACCGCGAGCGAGTGAAGGCGACGACCGAGGAGGCCCGCGAGCGCGGCGTCGCCACCGTCCCGCGCGTCGTGACCGACGAGAGCGTCACCGCCCCGACGGTGGACTTCTCGGCGACGGAACGACAGCTACGCCGCGCGGTCCGGCGCTGA
- a CDS encoding winged helix-turn-helix domain-containing protein — MGETDDAAADEETATEASPGEAFAALGNENRVEILRAFAAADADEKRRLTFSELYDRVDIDGTNQLAYHLDKLAGVFLRRSDAGYSFTQAGDRVVRALLSESYNRTADFEPTEVEGYCPSCGGRRLRASYERPLLEVSCVDCESPVTSYEVSPGRFDADSSEAVLRACDRRVHYEYGAALDGVCPECGGTTEIDIERHESVRPETYTAAATCLTCERCIFAPVEFRLLYDPGVVGAYHEQGIDLLRLPFYRVTEHVTAWDRTVVATDPLEIAFGIRVGTDERRLVVDEDLAVRPA; from the coding sequence ATGGGAGAGACCGACGACGCGGCCGCGGACGAGGAGACCGCGACCGAAGCGTCGCCCGGCGAAGCGTTCGCGGCGCTCGGGAACGAGAACCGAGTCGAAATCCTCCGCGCGTTCGCGGCCGCCGACGCCGACGAAAAGCGGCGGTTGACGTTTTCGGAACTCTACGACCGCGTGGACATCGACGGCACGAACCAACTCGCGTACCACCTCGACAAGTTGGCAGGCGTCTTCCTCCGGCGGAGCGACGCGGGCTACTCGTTCACGCAGGCGGGTGACCGCGTCGTCCGGGCGCTCCTCTCGGAGAGCTACAACCGGACCGCCGACTTCGAACCCACCGAGGTCGAGGGGTACTGTCCGTCCTGCGGCGGCCGACGCCTCCGCGCGTCCTACGAGCGTCCGCTCCTCGAAGTCTCGTGTGTGGACTGCGAGAGCCCCGTCACGAGCTACGAAGTGTCGCCCGGCCGCTTCGATGCCGACTCGTCGGAGGCCGTCCTCCGAGCCTGCGACCGGCGGGTCCACTACGAGTACGGCGCGGCGCTGGACGGCGTCTGTCCGGAGTGTGGCGGCACGACCGAGATAGATATCGAACGACACGAATCGGTTCGGCCCGAAACGTACACCGCCGCCGCGACGTGTCTGACCTGCGAGCGGTGTATCTTCGCGCCGGTCGAGTTCCGACTTCTCTACGACCCCGGCGTCGTCGGCGCGTACCACGAGCAGGGCATCGACCTGCTCCGACTCCCCTTCTACCGCGTGACCGAACACGTGACGGCGTGGGACCGGACCGTCGTCGCCACCGACCCGCTCGAAATCGCGTTCGGCATCCGCGTCGGCACCGACGAGCGACGCCTCGTCGTGGACGAAGACCTCGCCGTCAGACCGGCGTGA
- a CDS encoding asparagine synthetase B family protein, producing MNTELFGVFGDEDAFSRFRDSSSFDRVVEGDALTVGVRDAGFGIPGRTDVHASEEDLCVLWGEAYLPESTTPAERVLERAGAAGPDVLADVNGSHLAVVERSGSGESVRAGESCRSGGSGESGGAAYVATDPARTWDCFYTDAPGVRVFGSDAFAVARTIPEPTVRRDGLLEFLHLGVVLGDATLLDELRRVPFDGRLHADRTETFERFVYDRAEFDYVGQLAARLERALARRARLPGRTGALLSAGYDSRVLLAGAPDVDAGYTVTRRGGREAEVAARIADQYDSDHAAFEADGDYLNTDFETVRYGNGIRESIHVHQGGYADRMDADAMYHGLLFDTFLRGHFLPRDSVAVLGYSLPRERLATDFDPARRLVADKFGFVSLTDHAADLDGVDFGVGVESEEFARDAVAREFDLLDWRFDSQLDGCAAVGIANQPTLSFRTHLANHFLEAFPAADAELLDWHLRTPPEYRTTETFRKALKRIDGDILRHRPPDRPHDSHALNQIEQFVRARTPLLSDFENAWPDRREEYARANLDAELFPDRPELHALPVRLKLRINDAQTWLGELASVSEPGVGEILAPSEEGFRLGSV from the coding sequence ATGAACACGGAACTGTTCGGCGTCTTCGGCGACGAAGACGCGTTCTCCCGATTTCGGGACTCCTCGTCGTTCGACCGCGTGGTCGAGGGCGACGCGCTCACGGTCGGCGTCCGAGACGCGGGGTTCGGAATTCCGGGTCGAACCGACGTTCACGCCAGCGAGGAGGACCTCTGTGTCCTCTGGGGCGAGGCGTACCTCCCCGAATCGACGACGCCAGCCGAGCGCGTGCTGGAGCGGGCGGGCGCGGCCGGTCCCGACGTGCTGGCCGACGTGAACGGCTCGCACCTCGCCGTCGTGGAGCGTTCGGGGTCCGGCGAGTCGGTCCGGGCGGGCGAGTCGTGCAGGTCAGGTGGGTCGGGCGAGTCGGGCGGCGCGGCCTACGTCGCCACTGACCCGGCCCGGACGTGGGACTGCTTCTACACCGACGCGCCCGGCGTCCGGGTGTTCGGGAGCGACGCCTTCGCGGTCGCGCGCACGATTCCCGAACCCACGGTGCGGCGCGACGGCCTGCTCGAATTCCTGCACTTGGGCGTGGTCTTGGGCGACGCGACGCTACTGGACGAACTCCGGCGAGTCCCCTTCGACGGCCGACTCCACGCCGACCGAACCGAGACGTTCGAGCGGTTCGTCTACGACCGGGCCGAGTTCGATTACGTCGGACAACTGGCGGCTCGGCTCGAACGCGCGCTGGCGCGCCGGGCGCGACTCCCCGGCCGGACGGGCGCGCTCCTGAGCGCGGGCTACGACTCGCGGGTTCTCCTCGCCGGAGCGCCCGACGTGGACGCGGGCTACACCGTGACGCGGCGGGGCGGCCGGGAGGCCGAGGTGGCCGCCCGCATCGCCGACCAGTACGACAGCGACCACGCCGCGTTCGAGGCCGACGGCGACTACCTGAACACCGACTTCGAGACGGTTCGGTACGGGAACGGGATTCGGGAGTCGATTCACGTCCATCAGGGCGGGTACGCCGACCGGATGGACGCCGACGCGATGTACCACGGCCTGCTGTTCGACACGTTCCTGCGGGGGCACTTCCTGCCCCGCGATTCGGTCGCGGTGTTGGGCTACAGCCTCCCGCGCGAGCGACTGGCGACCGACTTCGACCCGGCGCGCCGCCTCGTCGCCGACAAGTTCGGGTTCGTCTCGCTGACCGACCACGCCGCGGACCTCGACGGCGTGGACTTCGGCGTTGGCGTCGAGAGCGAGGAGTTCGCCCGCGACGCGGTGGCCCGCGAGTTCGACCTCCTCGATTGGCGCTTCGACTCGCAACTCGACGGCTGTGCCGCGGTGGGCATCGCCAATCAGCCGACCCTCTCGTTCCGGACGCATCTGGCGAACCACTTCCTCGAAGCGTTCCCCGCGGCCGACGCGGAACTGCTGGACTGGCACCTCCGGACGCCCCCGGAGTATCGCACCACCGAGACGTTCCGGAAGGCCCTGAAGCGCATCGACGGCGACATCCTGCGCCACCGACCGCCCGACCGCCCGCACGACTCGCACGCGCTCAACCAAATCGAGCAGTTCGTCCGCGCCCGGACGCCCCTGCTGAGCGACTTCGAGAACGCGTGGCCCGACCGCCGCGAGGAGTACGCCCGCGCGAACTTGGACGCCGAGCTATTCCCGGACCGGCCGGAACTGCACGCCCTGCCCGTCCGACTGAAGTTGCGAATCAACGACGCTCAGACGTGGCTCGGCGAGTTGGCGTCCGTGTCGGAGCCGGGCGTCGGTGAGATTTTGGCTCCTTCGGAAGAGGGGTTTCGGTTGGGGTCGGTTTGA
- a CDS encoding AIM24 family protein: MNLDQFKSEHVPTDSDETFQLENKYTLDVAVDGEVMAKAGSMVAYTGDLSFTGKASAEGGITGFLKEAATGEGTPVMTVEGDGHVYLADHEKKVQVLELGADDSITVNGEDVLAFESDLSYEIDTIDSLAGSFAGGLTNVYLSGPGYVAITTHGDPLVLSPPVSTDPSATVAWTGTSPDVEVNKNLSDMVGQESGERFQMNFGGEEGFVVVQPFEEL, from the coding sequence ATGAATCTCGACCAGTTCAAGTCCGAACACGTCCCCACGGACAGCGACGAGACGTTCCAACTCGAAAACAAGTACACCCTCGACGTAGCGGTCGATGGCGAAGTGATGGCCAAGGCCGGGTCGATGGTCGCCTACACAGGCGACCTGTCGTTCACCGGCAAGGCGTCGGCCGAGGGCGGTATCACCGGCTTCCTGAAGGAGGCCGCGACCGGCGAGGGAACGCCCGTGATGACCGTCGAAGGCGACGGGCACGTCTACCTCGCCGACCACGAGAAGAAGGTGCAGGTCCTCGAACTCGGCGCGGACGACTCCATCACCGTCAACGGCGAGGACGTGCTGGCCTTCGAGTCGGACCTCTCGTACGAAATCGACACCATCGACAGCCTCGCGGGGTCGTTCGCCGGAGGACTGACGAACGTCTACCTCAGCGGCCCCGGCTACGTCGCCATCACCACCCACGGCGACCCGCTGGTGCTGTCGCCGCCGGTCTCGACCGACCCGAGCGCCACCGTCGCGTGGACCGGCACCTCGCCCGACGTGGAGGTCAACAAGAACCTCTCGGACATGGTGGGCCAAGAGTCCGGCGAGCGATTCCAGATGAACTTCGGCGGCGAGGAGGGCTTCGTCGTCGTCCAACCCTTCGAGGAACTGTAG
- the glmS gene encoding glutamine--fructose-6-phosphate transaminase (isomerizing), whose protein sequence is MCGIIARIGADDGVDRLLGGLERLEYRGYDSAGIAVENGAGLAVQKCSGRVGDLVDSVEDSGVYGGIGIGHTRWSTHGPPTDDNAHPHTGATGEVAVVHNGVIENHAELRDELRDAGHEFTSDTDTEVIPHLFERHLADNDPEEAFRQAVRDLDGSYAIAAMVEGEDAVFAARQGSPLVLGVDDDEYFLASDVPAFLEHTDEVVYFEDDDVGVIRPDDVELSTLDGEAVERSSEVVSWDPDETGKGGYDHYMRKEIENQHVSLANGIEGRVSEEGEEPDLDEFPAGTFSGVERVQFVACGTSFHAAKYGTQLLNKAGVAAQAFRASEYDGSIPVDSDTLVVAVTQSGETADTLAALDRARRASARTVAVTNVMGSTAARTADDALFIRAGPEIGVAATKTFSSQVVALSLLSHRVSLDAAEEGPWDDPAAYYDALEALPNHVESVLDFETAEEVADRFLGSDAFFFIGRGLAYPVAIEGALKFKEITYEHAEGFAAGELKHGPLALVTPRTPVFTVVTGDDDETTVTNAQEAGTRGAPIVAVSPSDHKITDVADAHLPVPDTHPDLVGLLANVQLQLLSYHTADKLGRAIDKPRNLAKSVTVE, encoded by the coding sequence ATGTGTGGCATCATCGCCCGCATCGGCGCGGACGACGGCGTGGACAGGCTCCTCGGCGGACTCGAACGCCTCGAATACCGCGGCTACGACTCGGCGGGCATCGCCGTCGAGAACGGTGCGGGTCTCGCGGTCCAGAAGTGTAGCGGTCGGGTCGGGGACCTCGTGGACTCTGTCGAGGACAGCGGCGTCTACGGCGGTATCGGCATCGGGCACACGCGATGGAGTACCCACGGCCCGCCGACCGACGACAACGCCCATCCCCACACCGGCGCGACCGGCGAGGTCGCGGTCGTCCACAACGGCGTCATCGAGAATCACGCCGAGTTGCGCGACGAGTTGCGCGACGCGGGCCACGAGTTCACCAGCGACACCGACACCGAGGTCATCCCGCACCTCTTCGAGCGCCACCTCGCGGACAACGACCCCGAGGAGGCCTTTCGGCAGGCCGTCCGGGACTTGGACGGGAGCTACGCCATCGCCGCGATGGTCGAGGGCGAGGACGCCGTGTTCGCCGCCAGACAGGGGTCGCCGCTCGTGTTGGGCGTGGACGACGACGAGTACTTCCTCGCCAGCGACGTGCCCGCGTTCCTCGAACACACCGACGAAGTGGTCTACTTCGAGGACGACGACGTGGGCGTCATTCGACCCGACGACGTGGAACTCTCGACGCTCGACGGCGAGGCGGTCGAACGCTCGTCGGAGGTCGTCTCGTGGGACCCCGACGAGACCGGGAAGGGCGGCTACGACCACTACATGCGAAAGGAGATAGAGAACCAGCACGTCTCGCTGGCCAACGGCATCGAGGGTCGCGTGAGCGAGGAGGGCGAGGAACCCGACTTGGACGAGTTCCCGGCGGGGACGTTCTCGGGCGTCGAGCGCGTCCAGTTCGTCGCCTGCGGCACCTCGTTCCACGCCGCGAAGTACGGCACCCAACTGCTGAACAAGGCCGGGGTCGCGGCCCAAGCGTTCCGCGCCAGCGAGTACGACGGGTCGATTCCGGTCGATAGCGACACGCTCGTCGTCGCCGTGACCCAGAGCGGCGAGACCGCCGACACGCTCGCGGCGCTCGACCGCGCGCGGCGGGCCAGCGCCCGCACCGTCGCGGTGACGAACGTGATGGGTTCGACCGCGGCCCGGACCGCCGACGACGCGCTCTTTATTCGGGCCGGACCCGAAATCGGCGTGGCGGCGACCAAGACGTTCTCGTCGCAGGTCGTCGCGCTCTCGCTACTCTCCCATCGCGTCTCGCTCGACGCGGCCGAGGAGGGACCGTGGGACGACCCCGCGGCCTACTACGATGCCTTGGAAGCCCTGCCCAATCACGTCGAGTCGGTGCTGGACTTCGAGACCGCCGAGGAGGTCGCCGACCGGTTCCTCGGGAGCGACGCGTTCTTCTTCATCGGCCGGGGACTGGCCTACCCGGTCGCCATCGAGGGCGCGCTCAAGTTCAAGGAGATAACGTACGAACACGCCGAGGGGTTCGCGGCGGGCGAACTGAAGCACGGTCCGCTCGCGCTCGTCACGCCCCGGACGCCCGTGTTCACGGTCGTCACGGGCGACGACGACGAGACCACGGTGACGAACGCCCAAGAGGCCGGGACTCGGGGCGCGCCCATCGTCGCGGTCTCGCCGTCGGACCACAAGATTACGGACGTGGCCGACGCCCACCTGCCGGTGCCCGACACACACCCGGACCTCGTGGGACTGCTGGCGAACGTCCAGCTTCAATTGCTCTCGTACCACACCGCCGACAAACTGGGGCGGGCTATCGACAAGCCGCGCAACCTCGCCAAGAGCGTCACCGTCGAGTGA